Proteins from a genomic interval of Hypanus sabinus isolate sHypSab1 unplaced genomic scaffold, sHypSab1.hap1 scaffold_635, whole genome shotgun sequence:
- the LOC132389715 gene encoding zinc finger protein 91-like, protein MAHQRVHTGLRPFTCSQCGKGFTQSSHLHSHKRVHTGEKPFTCSVCGKGFTQSSTLQSHQRVHTGERPFSCSVCGKRFIQSSYLQSHQRVHTGEKPFSCSVCGKRFTQSSHLQSHQRVHTGERPFTCSDCGKRFTQSSTLQSHQRVHTGERPFTCSECGKRVTDSSALQKHQRVHTGEKPFTCSECGKRFTDSSTLQKHQRVHTGEKPFTCSECGKRFTQLSNLQRHHRVHTGEKPFTCSVCGKRFTDPSTLLSHQRVHTGEKPFTCSECGKGFTRSSYLQSHQQVHTGEKPFTCTECGKKFTWSSTLQSHQRFHTGEKSFICSDCGKGFTDSSTLQRHQRVHTGEKPFTCSECGKGFTQSSHLLEHKLVHTGEKPFTCAECGKRFAHSSNLHSHQRVHTGEKPFTCSECGKRFTHSSTLQRHQRVHTGEKPFTCSECGKAFTQSSHLLAHQSVHTGERLFTCSDCGKGFTQSSNLQRHQQVHTGEKPFTCSVCGKRFTQLSQLLEHKSVHSGEWPFSFLESNGIHWKERKNACICVQCGEGFTQSSGLMAHQGVHTGQRLFACSDCGKGFTCSSKLKVHQRVHTGERPFTCSDCGKGFTCSSTLKAHQRVHTGVWPFTCSECGKGFSQSSDLQKHQRVHTGERPFICSDCGKGFSHSSTLHSHQRFHTGERPFTCSECGKGFNHSSTLQRHQRVHTGEKPFTCSECGRGFTQSSDLQNHKRVHTGERPFTCSVCGKGFTQSSKLLAHQSVHTGERPFTCSDCGKGFTLSSNLLRHQRVHTG, encoded by the exons atggcacaccagcgtgttcacactgggctgaggccgttcacctgctcacaatgtgggaagggattcactcagtcatcccacctgcacaGTCacaaacgagttcacactggggagaagccattcacctgctcagtctgtgggaagggattcactcagtcatccacactacagagtcatcagcgagttcacactggagagaggccattcagctgctcagtctgtggaaagagattcattcagtcatcttacctgcagagtcatcagcgagttcacacaggggagaagccgttcagctgctcagtgtgtgggaagagattcactcagtcatcccacctacagagtcaccagcgagttcacaccggggagaggccgttcacctgctcagactgtggtaagagattcactcagtcttccaccctacagagtcatcaacgagttcacactggggagaggccgttcacttgctcagaatgtgggaagagagtcACTGATTCATCTGCCCTACAgaagcatcagcgagttcatactggggagaagccgttcacctgctcagaatgtgggaagagattcactgattcatccaccctacagaagcatcagcgagttcatactggggagaagccgttcacctgctcagaatgtgggaagagattcactcaattatccaatctacagagacatcatcgagttcacactggggagaagccgttcacctgctcagtctgtgggaagagattcactgatccatccacactactgagtcatcagcgagttcacactggggagaagccattcacctgctcagaatgtgggaagggattcactcggtcatcctacctacagagtcatcaacaagttcacactggagagaagccgttcacctgcacagaatgtgggaagaaattcacttggtcatccacactacagagtcaccagcgatttcacaccggggagaagtcgttcatctgctcagactgtgggaagggattcactgactcttccaccctacagagacatcagcgagttcacactggggagaagccattcacctgctcagaatgtgggaagggattcactcagtcatcccacctactggaacacaagttagttcacactggggagaagccgttcacctgcgcagaatgtgggaagagattcgctCACTCATCCAACCTAcatagtcatcagcgagttcacactggggagaagccgttcacctgctcagaatgtgggaagagattcacacactcttccacccttcagagacatcagcgagttcacactggggagaagccgttcacttgctcagaatgtgggaaggcattcactcagtcatcccacctactggcgcaccagtcagttcacactggggagaggctgttcacctgctcagactgtgggaagggattcactcagtcatccaacctacagagacatcagcaagttcacactggggagaagccgttcacctgctcagtctgtgggaagagattcactcagttatcccaaCTACTGGAACACAAGTCAGTTCATagtggggagtggccatt CTCCTTCCTGGAATCCAATGGTATCCATTGGAAAGAGCGGAAAAATGCTTGCATTTGTGTACAG tgtggggaaggattcactcagtcatctggcctaatggctcaccagggagttcacacCGGGCAGCGGCTGttcgcctgctcagactgtgggaagggattcacttgctcatctaaactgaaggtacatcagcgtgttcacactggtgagaggccgttcacctgctcagactgtgggaagggattcacttgctcatccacactaaaggcacaccagcgagtacacacaggggtgtggccattcacctgctctgaatgtgggaagggattcagtcagtcatctgatctacaaaaacaccagcgagttcacactggggagaggccgttcatctgctcggactgtgggaagggattcagtcattcatccaccctacacagTCACCaacgatttcacactggggagaggccattcacctgctcagaatgtgggaaaggattcaatcATTCATCCAccttacagagacaccagcgagttcacactggggagaagccattcacctgctcagaatgtgggaggggattcactcagtcatctgatctaCAAAACCacaagcgagttcacactggggagcggccattcacctgctcagtctgtgggaagggattcacacagtcgtCCAAActattggcacaccagtcagttcacactggggagcggccgttcacctgctcagactgtgggaaaggattcacgcTGTCATCTAATCTACTGaggcaccagcgagttcacactgggtag